In the genome of Dermacentor silvarum isolate Dsil-2018 chromosome 1, BIME_Dsil_1.4, whole genome shotgun sequence, one region contains:
- the LOC125942790 gene encoding uncharacterized protein LOC125942790 translates to MANAVPSLAGPTKMLAKDDATAMRQPSSAPASSTGISQHQDEPAGLSEVTIAMDISEGLSDVLAEGAATTASSSFADSDIADEPSEIQHVLVCLIVVMTTGLAFFMRMPWFIHAVLCFQKSGVSL, encoded by the exons ATGGCTAATGCAGTACCATCGCTCGCGGGCCCCACCAAG atgcttgcaaaggacgatgctacAGCAATGAGGCAACCTTCAAGTGCACCAGCTTCATCCACGGGAATATCACAGCATCaagatgagcca gcaggtctctctgaAGTGACAATAGCCATGGACATCTCCGAGGGCTTGTcagatgtgctagcagagggtgctGCTACAACTGCTAGCTCGTCCTTCGCTGATTCAGACattgctgatgagccttccgaaatccaacatgtcctggtatGTTTGATTGTGGTAATGACCACAGGGCTTGCTTTTTTCATGCGtatgccttggttcattcatgctGTGCTCTGCTttcaaaaatctggtgtttccctgtaa